The following coding sequences are from one Roseburia hominis A2-183 window:
- a CDS encoding helicase, which yields MLEPCEGKLSRTVLRGESGSNTADLLDQLIENKQKFIGQIMTSKSPVRSCEDVDEAALSYAEVKALATGNPYIKEKMDLDIQVSKLKLMKANHTSQKYRLEDNIAKHYPQQITILKERISGLQADIQTAKTNLPADKEFFSMRVGNKVYTDKKEAGTALVEMCKEIKSVNAPAVIGEYAGFKMAVSFDSFNHKFVMNIKGQLSHNLEIGVDPLGNISRINHALEAMTKELAEASTKLENVERQLETAKVEVTKPFAQEAELSEKLDRLSALNALLNMDEKGDDGIGMEDDKSELGTEQVADTRKPYPIENTRHNYAVENGNPQGMRLTAAMADKPAQRVSLKEKLETMKVKAAGNNIENSVQRDKGKEEYL from the coding sequence GTGCTTGAGCCGTGTGAGGGGAAACTCTCACGCACGGTTCTTAGAGGGGAAAGCGGTAGTAATACCGCTGACCTACTCGACCAGCTTATCGAGAATAAGCAGAAATTTATCGGTCAGATTATGACAAGCAAATCTCCGGTGCGAAGTTGTGAGGATGTGGACGAAGCAGCACTTTCTTATGCAGAGGTTAAGGCTCTGGCAACGGGGAATCCCTATATAAAAGAAAAGATGGATTTGGATATTCAGGTCAGCAAGCTGAAACTGATGAAAGCCAACCACACCAGTCAGAAATACCGTCTGGAGGACAACATTGCAAAGCATTATCCACAGCAGATAACCATTCTGAAGGAGCGTATCAGTGGCTTGCAGGCAGATATTCAGACTGCAAAAACCAATCTCCCAGCAGATAAGGAGTTTTTCTCTATGAGGGTCGGGAATAAGGTCTATACGGATAAAAAAGAAGCCGGAACTGCACTTGTGGAGATGTGCAAAGAAATCAAGAGCGTTAATGCTCCGGCAGTCATTGGAGAGTATGCAGGCTTTAAAATGGCGGTGTCCTTTGATTCCTTTAACCATAAATTCGTTATGAACATCAAAGGACAGCTCAGTCATAATCTGGAGATTGGTGTTGACCCGCTGGGTAACATTTCCCGTATCAACCATGCGTTGGAAGCCATGACAAAGGAACTGGCAGAAGCATCCACAAAGCTGGAGAATGTGGAGCGTCAGCTTGAAACAGCGAAGGTAGAGGTTACAAAGCCATTTGCACAGGAAGCAGAGCTTTCAGAGAAGTTAGACCGCCTTTCTGCCTTAAATGCCCTGCTCAATATGGACGAAAAGGGAGATGACGGAATAGGTATGGAAGATGATAAATCGGAACTGGGTACTGAGCAGGTGGCAGATACCAGAAAACCGTATCCCATAGAAAATACCCGACATAATTATGCTGTGGAGAATGGAAATCCGCAGGGAATGAGGCTCACAGCAGCGATGGCGGATAAGCCGGCACAGAGGGTATCCTTGAAAGAAAAGCTTGAGACTATGAAAGTAAAGGCTGCGGGGAATAATATAGAAAATTCCGTGCAAAGAGATAAGGGGAAGGAGGAGTATTTGTAA
- the ltrA gene encoding group II intron reverse transcriptase/maturase produces the protein MNMKMCATSDVAKAWDSIDWNKANAYVKKLQMRIVKAHQQGRTGKVKSLQWLLTHSFYGRALAVKRVTSNKGKKTAGVDKILWSTPKLKYEAILSLKRRGYKPLPLKRVYIPKKNGKMRPLSIPCMKDRAMQTLYKFALEPIAEITADPNSYGFRAKRCVQDAIEQCFTCLNKAKSPKWVLEGDIKGCFDNISHEWILNHIPMDRDILRKWLKSGYVETGRLFPTDLGSPQGSAISPTICNMVLDGLEVQIRKKYHKTKRDGKAYFPKVNFIRYADDFIVTGESRELLEAGVLPIIREFLSERGLELSEEKTVITHIEDGFDFLGCNIRWYKDKLLTKPSKKNYKAIVNKIRGIIKQNPSMKQEDLIRKLNPVIRGWVNFQKYNVSSQAFDRFDFDVWRCLWRWCKRRHPKKSHKWIAKKYFRRVGTRNWTFSVNMADSFELHLIYATDTKIVRWLKTKSEATPFDERFTEYFEDRNTKRMLREINGRKKLNALYKMQKGICPHCGEPITVERGFRIHTEVGADFKETNVLLHADCHRELHYSKNVDELVLLTQGL, from the coding sequence ATGAACATGAAAATGTGTGCGACTTCTGACGTTGCAAAGGCATGGGACAGCATCGACTGGAACAAAGCGAATGCATACGTTAAAAAACTGCAAATGCGTATCGTAAAGGCTCATCAACAGGGCAGAACCGGCAAAGTAAAGTCTTTGCAATGGCTGCTTACACACTCTTTCTACGGACGTGCTTTAGCTGTAAAAAGAGTAACGAGTAATAAAGGCAAAAAGACAGCAGGTGTAGACAAAATCTTATGGTCTACTCCCAAACTGAAATATGAAGCAATTCTCAGCTTAAAACGCAGAGGCTATAAACCATTACCGTTAAAGAGGGTATATATCCCGAAAAAGAACGGAAAAATGAGGCCGCTCAGTATCCCATGTATGAAGGATAGAGCGATGCAGACATTGTACAAATTTGCACTGGAACCGATTGCGGAAATCACTGCTGACCCTAACTCCTATGGATTTAGAGCAAAGAGATGTGTACAGGATGCAATCGAACAGTGCTTTACCTGTCTGAATAAAGCAAAATCCCCTAAATGGGTGCTGGAAGGAGACATTAAGGGCTGTTTTGATAACATCAGTCACGAATGGATACTGAACCATATCCCAATGGACAGAGATATTCTGCGAAAATGGTTAAAAAGCGGGTATGTCGAGACCGGAAGATTATTTCCAACAGACCTCGGCAGCCCACAGGGTTCGGCTATCTCACCAACTATCTGCAACATGGTGTTGGATGGTCTGGAAGTCCAGATTAGGAAGAAATACCACAAAACTAAAAGGGATGGAAAAGCATATTTTCCAAAAGTGAACTTTATACGTTATGCTGACGATTTCATCGTCACAGGCGAAAGCAGAGAGCTTTTGGAAGCAGGTGTTCTCCCGATTATCCGGGAATTTTTATCAGAGAGAGGATTGGAACTGTCAGAAGAAAAGACAGTGATTACCCATATCGAAGATGGTTTTGATTTTCTCGGATGTAATATACGGTGGTATAAAGACAAGCTTCTTACAAAACCATCCAAAAAGAACTATAAAGCCATTGTGAATAAGATACGGGGGATTATAAAGCAAAATCCATCTATGAAGCAGGAAGATTTGATAAGAAAGTTAAATCCGGTCATCAGAGGATGGGTAAATTTCCAAAAGTATAATGTCTCCTCGCAGGCGTTTGACAGGTTTGATTTCGATGTATGGAGATGTCTGTGGAGATGGTGTAAACGTAGGCATCCGAAGAAAAGCCACAAATGGATAGCAAAGAAATATTTCAGGAGAGTCGGCACAAGGAACTGGACATTCAGTGTAAATATGGCAGACTCATTTGAATTACATCTGATATATGCTACTGATACTAAAATAGTAAGGTGGCTGAAAACAAAATCAGAAGCGACACCATTTGATGAGCGTTTCACAGAATATTTTGAGGACAGAAACACAAAGAGAATGCTTCGAGAAATCAATGGAAGGAAAAAATTAAATGCACTGTACAAAATGCAGAAAGGCATTTGTCCGCATTGTGGTGAACCTATCACAGTGGAACGGGGATTCCGAATCCATACGGAAGTGGGAGCAGATTTTAAAGAAACGAATGTCTTATTACATGCTGATTGCCACAGAGAACTTCATTACTCGAAAAATGTTGATGAACTGGTTCTGCTAACGCAGGGCTTATAA
- a CDS encoding DUF3849 domain-containing protein yields the protein MVTKYQMISYLAEDTAKEIAKNGQEWTRYLTTAARLYKYPFNEQILIFAQRPDATACASLELWNEKMNCWVNRGAKGIALLDTENSYTRLKYVFDVSDVHKARRIGRDPNLWELREEHKETVLAQLEKTYGETDKNSSFEQRIMEISNRIALDYYEELLPEIEYVKEGSFLEELDELNVGVRLRDTLSSSIAYTILSRCGADMELWKDEQGFEYISDFNTMKTLSVVGTATTDMCKPLLMEIGRTIGAYDRQIARRKAQEKANAGRTQTSLENTEKVLANEADTDYNALKRESEKELQNNQEIEIQSKKEDAAHETDIRKERGLSDSEPDSERGTGGNADEVRYDAEELLTGTPERDLSGHDTGGRAESTLSGDTGAGRAENGSPERTDGESRGSERGTESSRSDEVGSEDEQHQTFSGGDRADGTDLQLENDIQEEEIPEPDSGEHSLSGSFFPKLSETEQGEDLQRGILCSDEFLKHKRPEIAGYFQIEQDAKIQADYLRNSFRMEEYTEFNIGEMRGGYRADEDGITLWKGNYLTREAESRLSWEEARFLVNSYMEDGVYLLPGETAERIETAGMYQQLDLFSMFTEQAGNLAMKQAETVTPIRSETKIPPEQIADILRSGGGRDNSRKRIYTKYQQGKTPEEMAAFLQKEYGTTGKGFEFDGKQLAVWFNEDGMRVGYGTSTERPVLQMNWQEVEAKIRSQVVNGTYMGANEAYLTDEAERDRIAGHLFFFFRDGMGELPEELGLKAGNYPEAHARMIEYLSTKEGVELVASHMDQALHQLETGEKKLRFRSVMPKEELREELDNLLIEKQIFPTADHVEIKREDFITQDEIDHNLGRGSGYSHGSFRIYDYFQEKHDSKEAAEFLKKEYGIGGGSHALAGADHSWQDHNFKGIELKKGNICEPYAKVLLSWKVVEKRIRKLVAEDKYLSPAGKEAYARYKEEEAQKALEKAQAVIERKTKVACKEAIERTISEKFDGYRLPKDTPDEVIRKYGSERVSYVLANTVMHLTHDGRFSPDNKAWAKEIEPYAKYENRDLIVSSHPAVLNGFINQTRRYMEQEKEIAAQQITIDGQLCLKIDEWKSEENNYVLGNSMQDNAFFYVLINENVHFEYDYKPSREEIENDYLNLIAMEDIDRHEAEVFSRIEGTEDVAETESRFSVEETSDAFEPGQDFAVWDHGREDYYIKEDGTIPTFETKEEAEHYLQSMEPDTSGHDVQKSVEEPAIEKPVKQPAPKIDKSNAVNFHITDDALGAGSAKEKFRRNIEAIRTLEKVESENRIATRSEQQILSQYVGWGGLADAFDESKSAWAGEYQQLKELLSSQEYASARESTLNAHYTSPAIIRSIYDTLDRMGFEKGNVLEPAMGIGNFFGMLPEKMQESRLYGVELDGITGRIARQLYPKADIKISGFEKTDYPNDFFDVAVGNVPFGQYKVADKQYDKNNFLIHDYFFAKTLDKVRPGGVVAFVTSKGTMDKKSPEVRKYLAQRAELMGAVRLPNTAFKENAGTEVTSDILFFKKRDRVMDIEPDWVHLSEDANGIAMNTYFAEHPEMIVGKMEMVSGPYGMESTCQPDATRPFAEQLMDAVSRIDGEIEAVETDELADELADATIPADPDVKNYSYTLVEDKVYYRENSIMKPVDMSESMQERIKGMVGIRNCTQELINLQLEEYPDTVIKEKQKELNTLYDTFSRKYGLINSQTNKRAFNQDSSYCLLCSLEKLDDEGNFKGKADMFTKRTIKKAEVVTSVDTATEALAVSLSEKAKVDLSYMAELTGKEIDTIKEELTGIIFQNPVTDRWEAADEYLSGNVRDKLQTAKIYAENHPEYNINVQALTQVQPTELDASEIEVRIGATWVEPKYIEDFMRDVFETPQHLFNRNTMGIQYSDVTGQWNVKGKSADYGNSLVNMTYGTNRRNAYQILEDSLNLKDSRVYDTVIEDGKETRVLNKKETMIASQKQEAVREAFKNWVFEDQERRQDLVAKYNKLFNSTRPREYDGSHLKFPGMTPDIDLRPHQLNAVAHQLYGDNTLLAHCVGAGKTFEMIAAAMESKRLGLCQKSLFVVPNHLTEQWASDFLRLYPGANILAATKKDFEPANRKKFCSRIATGDYDAVIIGHSQFEKIPLSQERQIGIIERQIDEIELAIEQAKADNGERYTIKQMEKSRKSLMTRLEKLNDTSRKDNVVTFEQLGVDRLFVDESHNYKNLFLYTKMRNVAGIAQTEAQKSSDMFAKCQYLDELTGGKGITFATGTPISNSMTELYTNMRYLQYGTLQKMGLGHFDSWAASFGETQTAIELAPEGTGYRAKTRFAKFFNLPELIALFKESADIQTPDMLKLPVPEAEYENVVLKPSEYQKEMVTSLADRAEAVRNRLVEPHQDNMLKITNDGRKLALDQRLINDMLPDEEHSKAKTCVDKAFEIWEDTKGEKSAQLIFCDLSTPKGDGTFNVYEDIRNKLMEKGVPAEEIAFIHQANTELRKAELFSKVRSGQVRFLLGSTAKMGAGTNVQDRLIALHHLDVPWRPSDIEQQEGRILRQGNRNPKVKIFRYVTEGTFDSYSWVRHEVA from the coding sequence ATGGTAACAAAATATCAGATGATTTCCTATCTGGCGGAGGATACCGCAAAAGAGATAGCGAAAAACGGGCAGGAGTGGACAAGGTATCTGACTACCGCTGCAAGGCTTTATAAATATCCGTTCAATGAACAGATACTTATTTTTGCACAACGACCGGATGCAACAGCCTGTGCGTCCCTTGAACTATGGAATGAGAAGATGAATTGCTGGGTAAACCGTGGAGCAAAGGGAATTGCCCTGCTGGATACGGAAAATTCCTATACAAGATTGAAATATGTTTTCGATGTGTCCGACGTACATAAGGCAAGGCGGATAGGACGTGATCCGAATTTGTGGGAGTTGCGTGAGGAGCATAAAGAAACAGTCCTGGCACAGCTTGAAAAGACATACGGAGAAACGGATAAAAACAGCTCCTTTGAACAGCGGATAATGGAAATATCCAATCGGATTGCTTTGGATTATTATGAAGAACTTCTGCCGGAAATCGAATATGTGAAAGAGGGCAGCTTTTTAGAGGAACTGGACGAGTTAAATGTAGGTGTCAGGCTTCGTGATACGCTTTCTTCCAGTATTGCTTACACCATACTGTCACGATGCGGTGCAGATATGGAACTGTGGAAAGACGAGCAGGGATTTGAATATATCAGCGACTTTAATACGATGAAAACCCTGTCTGTTGTTGGTACAGCCACCACAGATATGTGCAAGCCGCTTTTAATGGAGATAGGCAGAACCATAGGAGCGTATGACCGCCAGATTGCCCGCAGGAAGGCACAGGAAAAAGCTAATGCAGGACGCACACAAACTTCTTTGGAAAATACGGAGAAAGTGCTTGCAAATGAAGCAGATACAGACTATAATGCTTTAAAGCGTGAAAGCGAAAAGGAGCTACAAAACAATCAGGAGATAGAAATACAGAGCAAAAAGGAGGATGCGGCACATGAAACTGACATACGAAAAGAACGGGGATTATCTGATTCCGAACCTGACAGCGAACGAGGAACCGGAGGGAACGCTGACGAAGTACGGTATGATGCGGAAGAACTTCTTACAGGAACACCGGAAAGGGATTTATCAGGGCATGATACTGGCGGGCGAGCTGAAAGCACACTGTCTGGAGATACAGGAGCAGGCAGAGCAGAGAATGGAAGCCCTGAGCGAACAGATGGCGAAAGCAGAGGGAGTGAACGAGGAACTGAAAGCAGCCGATCAGATGAAGTGGGTAGCGAAGATGAACAACATCAGACATTCAGCGGAGGAGATCGTGCTGACGGAACTGATTTACAGTTAGAAAATGACATACAGGAAGAAGAAATACCAGAACCGGATAGTGGAGAACATTCATTATCCGGTTCTTTTTTTCCGAAGCTGTCTGAAACAGAGCAGGGGGAGGACTTACAGCGTGGTATTTTATGCAGTGATGAGTTCCTGAAGCATAAAAGACCGGAAATAGCTGGGTATTTTCAGATAGAGCAGGATGCAAAGATTCAGGCGGATTATCTGAGAAATTCGTTCCGCATGGAAGAATACACCGAGTTCAATATCGGGGAAATGCGGGGCGGCTACCGTGCCGATGAGGACGGTATTACCTTATGGAAAGGCAATTATCTGACCCGTGAAGCGGAAAGCAGGCTGTCATGGGAGGAAGCACGTTTTCTTGTCAATTCCTATATGGAGGACGGAGTATATCTTCTTCCAGGAGAAACCGCAGAGCGGATTGAAACAGCGGGAATGTACCAGCAGCTTGACTTATTTTCCATGTTTACGGAGCAGGCTGGCAATCTTGCCATGAAACAGGCGGAAACAGTGACACCGATACGGTCAGAAACAAAGATACCGCCGGAGCAGATAGCGGATATTCTGCGGAGCGGCGGAGGCAGGGATAACAGCAGAAAGCGTATCTACACCAAATATCAGCAGGGAAAGACACCGGAGGAGATGGCTGCTTTCTTACAGAAAGAGTATGGAACAACCGGAAAGGGCTTTGAATTTGACGGAAAGCAGTTAGCGGTATGGTTCAATGAGGATGGGATGCGTGTCGGATATGGCACATCGACAGAGCGTCCGGTGCTTCAGATGAACTGGCAGGAGGTGGAAGCAAAAATCCGCTCACAGGTAGTAAACGGTACCTATATGGGAGCAAATGAAGCTTATCTGACTGACGAAGCAGAACGTGACCGGATTGCAGGGCATCTCTTTTTCTTTTTCCGGGATGGCATGGGAGAACTGCCGGAGGAGCTTGGGCTAAAAGCAGGAAATTATCCGGAGGCTCATGCAAGAATGATAGAATACCTTTCTACAAAAGAAGGAGTTGAGCTTGTGGCTTCCCACATGGATCAGGCACTTCATCAGCTTGAAACCGGAGAGAAAAAGCTACGTTTCCGTTCAGTTATGCCAAAAGAGGAGCTGCGGGAGGAACTTGACAATCTGCTGATAGAAAAACAAATCTTTCCAACCGCAGACCATGTGGAAATAAAAAGGGAGGATTTTATTACTCAGGACGAGATAGACCATAATCTTGGCAGGGGAAGTGGATATTCACATGGTTCTTTCCGCATCTATGATTATTTTCAGGAAAAGCATGACAGCAAAGAAGCAGCGGAATTTCTGAAAAAAGAATATGGCATTGGAGGCGGCTCTCATGCACTTGCCGGAGCAGACCATAGCTGGCAAGACCACAACTTTAAAGGGATTGAATTAAAAAAGGGAAATATCTGCGAACCTTATGCGAAAGTGCTGCTGTCTTGGAAAGTAGTCGAAAAGCGTATCCGAAAGCTGGTGGCGGAAGATAAGTATTTATCTCCGGCAGGGAAAGAAGCCTATGCCCGGTACAAAGAGGAAGAAGCACAGAAAGCGCTGGAAAAAGCACAGGCGGTAATAGAACGGAAAACGAAGGTTGCCTGTAAAGAAGCCATTGAACGGACGATTTCGGAAAAATTTGACGGGTATCGTCTGCCGAAAGATACACCGGATGAAGTAATCCGAAAATATGGTAGCGAGCGTGTCAGCTATGTACTTGCCAATACTGTCATGCACCTGACGCACGATGGCAGATTTTCTCCCGACAATAAGGCATGGGCAAAAGAAATAGAACCGTATGCCAAGTATGAGAACCGTGATTTGATTGTTTCTTCCCATCCGGCGGTCTTAAATGGATTTATCAATCAGACAAGACGGTATATGGAGCAGGAAAAGGAGATTGCGGCACAGCAGATTACCATTGACGGGCAGTTGTGTTTAAAGATTGATGAATGGAAGTCGGAAGAAAATAACTATGTGCTTGGAAATTCCATGCAGGACAATGCGTTCTTTTACGTACTCATAAACGAAAATGTCCATTTTGAATATGATTACAAACCGAGCAGGGAAGAAATTGAAAACGATTATTTGAATCTCATTGCAATGGAAGATATAGACCGACACGAAGCGGAGGTATTTTCACGCATTGAAGGAACGGAAGATGTAGCGGAAACAGAATCACGATTCTCAGTTGAGGAAACCAGCGATGCCTTTGAGCCGGGACAGGATTTTGCAGTATGGGATCATGGCAGGGAAGATTATTATATAAAAGAGGACGGTACAATTCCCACCTTTGAAACAAAAGAGGAAGCGGAACACTATCTGCAAAGCATGGAACCGGACACTTCTGGACACGATGTCCAAAAGTCAGTGGAAGAACCTGCCATAGAAAAGCCTGTGAAGCAGCCTGCACCAAAGATTGATAAATCCAATGCGGTCAATTTCCACATTACAGACGATGCGTTAGGAGCAGGCAGTGCGAAAGAGAAATTCCGACGAAATATAGAAGCAATCCGTACTTTGGAAAAGGTGGAGAGCGAGAACCGTATCGCCACACGGTCGGAACAGCAGATTTTATCACAGTATGTTGGCTGGGGCGGGCTTGCCGATGCCTTTGATGAAAGCAAATCTGCATGGGCGGGAGAATATCAGCAGTTAAAGGAATTGTTATCGTCGCAGGAGTACGCTTCTGCAAGGGAAAGCACCTTAAATGCCCACTATACCAGTCCTGCCATTATCCGCAGTATTTATGATACCTTAGACCGTATGGGATTTGAAAAGGGGAATGTATTAGAGCCTGCAATGGGTATCGGAAATTTCTTCGGAATGCTGCCGGAGAAGATGCAGGAAAGCCGACTTTATGGTGTGGAGCTGGATGGTATTACGGGCAGGATTGCAAGACAGCTCTATCCGAAAGCGGATATTAAAATATCCGGTTTTGAAAAAACAGACTATCCGAATGATTTTTTTGATGTAGCAGTCGGCAACGTGCCATTCGGACAGTATAAGGTAGCGGATAAACAATATGATAAAAATAATTTCCTGATTCATGATTATTTCTTTGCAAAGACATTAGATAAAGTCCGTCCCGGCGGTGTGGTTGCTTTTGTTACCAGTAAGGGAACAATGGATAAAAAAAGTCCGGAGGTCAGAAAGTATCTGGCTCAGCGAGCGGAGCTTATGGGGGCGGTCAGACTTCCGAATACAGCATTTAAGGAAAATGCAGGGACAGAAGTCACTTCGGATATTTTGTTTTTTAAGAAGCGTGACCGTGTGATGGACATAGAACCGGATTGGGTACATTTATCAGAAGATGCAAACGGTATCGCCATGAATACCTACTTTGCGGAACACCCGGAAATGATTGTTGGGAAGATGGAAATGGTCAGCGGTCCCTATGGCATGGAAAGCACCTGCCAACCGGATGCCACAAGACCGTTTGCAGAGCAGTTAATGGATGCGGTCAGCCGGATTGACGGGGAAATCGAAGCAGTGGAGACGGACGAGCTTGCGGATGAGCTGGCAGATGCCACCATTCCGGCAGACCCGGACGTAAAGAATTACAGCTACACACTGGTGGAAGATAAGGTATATTACCGTGAAAATTCCATTATGAAGCCTGTGGATATGTCAGAATCCATGCAGGAACGCATAAAAGGCATGGTAGGAATCCGAAACTGTACGCAAGAGCTTATCAATTTGCAGTTGGAAGAATATCCGGATACTGTGATTAAGGAAAAGCAGAAAGAATTGAATACCCTTTATGATACGTTCAGCAGAAAATACGGTTTAATCAATTCCCAGACCAACAAAAGAGCCTTTAATCAGGACAGCAGCTATTGTCTGTTATGTTCTCTGGAAAAGCTGGATGACGAGGGAAATTTCAAAGGCAAAGCGGATATGTTCACGAAACGTACCATTAAGAAAGCGGAAGTGGTTACAAGCGTGGATACAGCAACGGAAGCTCTGGCAGTATCTTTATCAGAAAAAGCAAAAGTTGACCTTTCTTATATGGCGGAGCTGACCGGAAAAGAGATTGATACAATCAAAGAAGAACTGACGGGCATTATCTTTCAGAATCCGGTCACAGACAGGTGGGAAGCAGCGGACGAGTATTTAAGCGGCAATGTCCGGGATAAGTTGCAAACAGCGAAGATTTACGCCGAAAACCACCCGGAATACAACATAAATGTGCAGGCACTTACACAGGTGCAGCCCACAGAACTGGATGCCAGCGAGATTGAGGTGCGTATCGGTGCCACATGGGTTGAACCGAAATATATTGAAGATTTCATGCGTGATGTTTTTGAAACACCGCAGCATCTCTTCAACCGGAATACAATGGGGATTCAGTATTCCGATGTGACAGGACAGTGGAATGTAAAAGGAAAAAGTGCGGATTACGGAAACAGTCTTGTAAATATGACTTATGGTACAAACCGGAGAAATGCTTATCAGATTTTAGAGGATTCTCTGAATTTAAAGGACAGCCGGGTGTACGATACCGTGATAGAGGACGGAAAGGAAACGAGAGTCCTGAATAAAAAGGAAACCATGATTGCCAGTCAGAAACAGGAGGCAGTCCGGGAAGCCTTTAAGAACTGGGTATTTGAAGATCAGGAACGTAGACAGGACTTGGTGGCGAAATATAACAAGCTCTTTAATTCTACCAGACCAAGAGAATATGACGGTTCCCATTTGAAATTCCCTGGCATGACACCGGACATCGACCTTAGACCGCACCAGTTAAATGCGGTGGCACACCAGCTTTACGGGGACAATACCCTGCTTGCTCATTGTGTGGGAGCAGGAAAGACTTTTGAAATGATTGCTGCAGCAATGGAAAGCAAGCGGTTAGGGTTATGCCAAAAGAGCCTGTTCGTTGTTCCCAATCATTTGACGGAACAGTGGGCGAGTGACTTTTTGCGGTTATATCCCGGAGCAAATATTTTAGCGGCAACGAAGAAAGATTTTGAGCCAGCCAACCGGAAGAAATTCTGTTCCAGAATCGCCACCGGAGATTATGATGCTGTCATTATCGGGCATAGCCAGTTTGAAAAAATCCCGTTGTCGCAGGAAAGACAGATAGGCATTATCGAAAGACAGATTGATGAGATTGAGCTTGCCATAGAGCAGGCGAAAGCAGATAACGGGGAGCGTTACACCATTAAGCAGATGGAAAAGTCCAGAAAATCCCTTATGACAAGACTGGAAAAACTCAACGATACTTCCCGGAAAGATAATGTTGTAACCTTTGAGCAGTTAGGTGTGGACAGGCTGTTTGTAGATGAAAGTCACAATTATAAGAACCTTTTTCTATACACGAAAATGCGGAATGTGGCGGGCATTGCACAGACGGAAGCACAGAAGTCCTCCGATATGTTTGCTAAGTGCCAGTACCTTGATGAGCTGACTGGCGGAAAGGGCATTACGTTTGCTACGGGTACGCCGATCAGCAACAGTATGACGGAGCTTTACACCAATATGCGGTATCTTCAGTATGGTACGCTTCAGAAGATGGGATTAGGGCATTTTGACAGTTGGGCAGCTTCTTTTGGAGAAACACAGACCGCCATTGAGCTGGCACCGGAGGGAACAGGATACCGGGCAAAGACAAGATTTGCAAAATTCTTCAATCTGCCGGAGCTGATTGCACTTTTCAAGGAGAGTGCGGATATCCAGACACCGGATATGTTAAAGCTGCCTGTGCCGGAAGCAGAATATGAGAACGTGGTGCTGAAACCCAGCGAATATCAGAAAGAGATGGTAACATCGCTGGCAGATCGGGCGGAGGCAGTGCGTAACAGACTGGTAGAGCCGCATCAGGATAATATGCTCAAGATTACCAACGATGGAAGAAAACTGGCACTCGACCAGCGTCTGATCAACGATATGCTCCCCGATGAGGAACATTCCAAAGCAAAAACCTGTGTGGATAAGGCATTTGAGATTTGGGAAGATACCAAAGGGGAGAAATCAGCACAGCTTATTTTCTGTGATTTATCGACACCGAAAGGAGATGGTACATTTAATGTCTATGAGGATATAAGAAATAAACTGATGGAAAAAGGTGTTCCCGCAGAAGAAATCGCCTTTATACATCAGGCAAATACGGAGCTTAGGAAAGCGGAGCTGTTCAGTAAGGTAAGAAGCGGACAGGTTCGTTTTTTATTGGGTTCTACTGCAAAAATGGGAGCCGGGACAAACGTGCAGGACAGACTGATTGCTCTGCACCACCTCGATGTACCGTGGCGTCCGTCTGATATTGAACAGCAGGAGGGGCGTATTTTGCGGCAGGGCAACAGGAATCCAAAGGTTAAGATTTTCCGGTATGTGACAGAGGGAACATTTGACAGCTACTCATGGGTGCGACACGAAGTCGCTTAA
- a CDS encoding helix-turn-helix domain-containing protein: MNTEMKKTVVYSTGDKILNIMKEQDMDIPELSLRCGVREDVLMDILAGIREADISTLCKIADGLEICVRELCPDEESYVVPVEKDILAKLIVISELKEMELEELIGTILENGIEEHGFYE; this comes from the coding sequence ATGAATACAGAAATGAAAAAGACCGTTGTTTACAGCACCGGAGATAAAATTTTAAACATTATGAAAGAGCAGGATATGGATATTCCAGAACTTTCTTTGCGGTGCGGTGTCAGGGAAGATGTATTGATGGATATTCTGGCAGGTATCCGGGAAGCAGATATAAGTACGCTCTGCAAAATTGCAGACGGACTGGAGATTTGTGTACGGGAGCTTTGCCCTGATGAAGAAAGCTATGTCGTTCCGGTGGAAAAAGATATCCTTGCAAAGCTCATTGTGATCAGCGAGCTGAAGGAGATGGAATTGGAGGAGCTGATTGGCACAATTCTGGAAAACGGTATCGAAGAACACGGTTTTTATGAATAA